ACTCTTCTGCTTGCTCAGGGCTTTGTTTGCCTTGCTCAGCAATAATATCGATAAGGGCTTGGTGAACATCTTTCGCCATGCGGTTTGCGTCACCACAAATGTATAGGTGGGCACCTTCTTCTAACCATTGGAAAACTTCTTCAGCATTTTCTCTTAGGCGATCTTGCACATAGATTTTCTCCGCTTGATCACGCGAGAATGCTACGTCTAACTTACTTAACAAGCCTGATTTCAAGTAGCCTTGCCATTCGGTTTGATATAAGAAGTCTTGAGTAAAGGTTTGGTCACCAAAGAACAACCAGTTTTTGCCCTCAGCATCGCTGGCATCACGCTGTTGCATAAATGCGCGGAATGGCGCGATACCCGTACCTGGACCAACCATAATTACCGGCGTATCAGGGTTGCTTGGCAAGCGGAAGTTGTCGTTATGCTCAACAAATACCTTAACTTGAGCGCCTTCTTCAGCACGTGCACCTAAGAAACCAGAAGCCCCACCCAAGCGCTGTTCATCACCTTGTTGGTAGCTCACTACACCAACCGTTAAATGAACCTCTTCTTCTACTTCTGCTTGTGCAGAGGCAATAGAGTAAAGTCGCGGAGTAATTTTACGCAAAGCATCAACAAAATCTTGTGCAGCCACTTTGGCTTTTTTCTCTAGCAATACATCAATCACTTGATGATTAGCGGCGTACTCTCGCAGTTTGTCTTTATCGGCAACCACAGTTTGTAGCTTTTTGCTGGCAGACCAATTAGCCCAAGCTTCAACAAAGGCGCCACTAGTTTGAGTAATTTCTAACTTTTCAGTTAGTGCGTCGGCTAAACTAAATTCTTGCTCGTCAATACTAACGGTTTGGTCTTCTTTTAGACCTAAACGCGCGATAATTTTGGCCACTAACTCGCGGTCATTTTCAAACCATACACCTAAAGCATCACCGGCTTGGTATTGAATGCCTGAATCAGCTAAATCAATTTCAACATGGCGAACATCTTTCGCTGAATCACGACCAGTGATCTTCTGGCTTAAGCTCAATTCAGCAGCATAAGGGTTCTTTTTATTGTATTGACTAGCTGCTGGAGCGTTTACCGGCAAGCTAACCACCGAGCCAGTCGCTTCTGCGCTTAAGGTTTGCTTAACTTCGGCTAATGCTTGCTCAGTCCAGCTGGCAGCGTCTTTGTCATAATCAACATCACAATCAACACGCTCACATACACGCTCTGCGCCTAAAGCAGCTAAACGCTCATCAAAGTCTTTACCGGTTTGGCAGAAGAACTCGTAGCTTGAATCACCTAAGGCCAATACGCTGTACTTAAGGTTATCTAGTTTTGGTGCTTTCTTAGAGGCCAAGAATTCATGGAACTCAATCGCGTCATCGGGCGGCTCGCCTTCACCGTTAGTACTGGCAACAATCAGCAAGTGAGTTTCGTTCTTCAGACTTTTTGCTTTGTAATCAGCCACATTAACAACTTGAGCATTAATATCTTGAGCTTGAGCAGCAGCATGCAACTCTTCTGCAACCCCTTTAGCATTACCCGTTTGAGAAGCGTAAAGAATAGTTAGTTTGCCCGCAGGTTGTGCTTGCGCAAGCGGTGCTAATTGCCCCGCGTTTTGTCCTACGCCCGCTAGGTAACCACTTACCCAAGCGAGTTGAGTTACCGACAGCTCAGCCGTTGCCTGTTGCAGCAGGCTAACCTGTTGCTCAGACAATGGGCTAGCCAATGACGAAAGTTCCTTTAACAGCATTTTATCGCACCCTAGATTCACAATTGCAGCTAGTCTACTCAAGCACGCCCTAAGACAATAAAGAATAAAAGGGGATTTTTTATAACCGTAGGTAATATATGGTCGGCTAAGATCGATAAATTCGTTCACAATTTACACTATGTGACTGAACAACCAGCAATATCTGCAATTGTTATATAAGCTTATTTTATTGCCTTATTTAATTGGTTCGCGATGGAACAGCGTTCAAAAAACCAAATGTCATTAAAGCAGAAGCTGTTGTTGGTACTGGGTTGGTTGCTACTTTTGTTACTGGCCGGTGTCACCGCGCAATACCAAGCAAAGCAACAGCAACAAAGCCAATTACTTGAAGAGAGCCAACGCTTACAACGCAGTATTCAACATGAGTTGGATAGATTCAGGAATTTTCCGAAAGTACTGGCGATTCAACAGCAATTAATTGAGCCACTAAGTCTAAACGTCACTAGCCAGCGCCGCCACGCGCTCAATCTTTATCTACAACATATTAATGAGTTGCAAGGTAGTGACGTTACCTATTTGCTAGACCCCAGTGGCATGACTTTAGCTTCCAGCAACTGGCAAAGTGCCCGCTCGTTTGTTGGCAGCAACTACAGTTATCGGCCTTATTTTCAAACCGCTATTTTAGGTAAGTATGGGCAGTACTTTGCTTTGGGCTCTCGTTCGGGCATTCGCGGCTATTATTTTTCGGCCCCCGTAAAGCTGCAACAGCGAGTTATTGGGGTACTAGTGGTAAAAGTCGCGCTTAACATCATTGATAAAAGCTGGCGTGATCCTAACTTTGAATACCTGCTTACCGACAAACACGGAGTGGTGTTTTACGCCTCAAAAGCGCACTGGCTGTATAGCAGTATTAAAGCCTTACCTGAGTCTTTGCGCCAACAACTGATCAACTCTCGCCAATATGGCGAACACCAGCTAACAAATATGGCGCAAGACCTACGTCCGAATAGTATTAATCTGCCCAATTATGGCGGGCAACGGGTTAATTATATTAGTACCAACCGCGTGCTCCCCACTGCCGGCTGGCGGCTATATGCCTTGTCCAAGGACAGTGGTTATAAAGGTGAGATTGCCGAGGCGCTGTTTTTAAGTTCACTGTTTTATCTAGGTGGGGTATTGCTTTATTTGTATTGGCGCCAGCTTCAGTTGAGCCGATTAATGCAAGCTCAAGCTAATCAACAATTAGAGGTAAGTGTGCAGCAGCGTACTACCGAACTCACCCAAAGCAACCAGCAACTACAGCAAGCCATTGATGACTATCGACGTACTGCTAACACCTTAAAGAAAACCGAAGGTGAACTGGTGCAAGCAGCCAAACTAGCCACGCTTGGCGAGCTCTCTGCTGGTATTAATCATGAACTAAATCAGCCTCTCACTGCCATGCAGAGCTATGCAGAGAACGCCCTGCGTTTTCAACAAAAGCACAATCATCAGCAAGTCACCCACAACCTACAAGACATCATCAAGCTCACCTCCATGATGAGCAAAATGATTGCCAAATTTAAAATTTTCTCGCGTAAATCCAGTGGGCAAACCAGCGCAGTATCTAGCGCGGTATCAATTAACGCTGCATTATCGATACTAGCAAATCGTATCGTATCTAACGGGATTAAAATTGAGTTTAGTGGCCAAGATGAACAGTGGGTTAAAGCTGAACCGATACAGCTGGAACAAGTCCTCATTAACCTGATCAATAACGCCATCGATGCCCTAGAAGGTATGCAAAATGCCCGCTTAGGCATTCGCCAATATCAGCAGGGAGGTTGGCAATGCATTGCCATTTGGGACAATGGCCCAATGCTCAGTGAGGAGCAACTTCAACGTATTTTTGAGCCCTTCTTTACCACTAAAAAGCAAGGCTTGGGTTTAGGCATGGCAATATCTAAACGTTTAATCGAGTCTTTTGAAGGCGAACTGAGCGTGAGTAACTTAGCGGATATTGGCCCTGAGTTTGTTATTCGTTTACGCACTCACACCCCACCCGCTAATAGTTAACACTAGAGGTAACTGTGTATACACCGGTAATAATCATCGATGACGACCCCGATATTTTGCGCTCTCTGGGACAAACTTTAGAGTTAGAAGACTACGAATGTCTGCGCTTTGAAAATGCCGAACAGGCTTTACGGCAAATTAAACCTACCTGGCCAGGCGTAATCATTTCAGACATCAATATGCCAGGTTTAAGCGGCTTAGAGATGATGCAACAAGCCCATCAAATTGATGCCGATTTACCGATTATTTTGCTTACCGGCCATGGTGATATATCTATGGCCATTAAGGCGATACGCGATGGTGCTTATGATTTCTTAGAGAAGCCTTTTTCCACCAGCCACTTGTTAGATGTTCTGCAAAGAGCCATAGAAAAACGCCGCCTCACCTTAGAAAACCGCGAGTTAAAAGCCGAACTAGATGCTCAAAGTGGCCCAGGACCACGGATACTTGGCTCTACGCCTGCAATCACCCGCATGCGCAAAATTCTTAGCCATATTAAAGATACCCCTGCTGATGTATTAATTCATGGTGAAACAGGCACCGGTAAAGAACTGGTTGCGCGCTTTTTACATGACCATAGCGTGCGCGCCAAACAGCCTTTTGTGGCGATTAACTGCGGCGCAGTGCCAGAGACCATGATTGAAAGCGAGCTTTTTGGTCATGAGGCTGGCGCATTTACTGGCGCCCAAAAAAAACGCATTGGAAAGATAGCCTTTGCTAACCATGGCACCTTATTTCTAGATGAAATTGAAAGCATGCCAATAGCACTGCAAATAAAGTTACTCCGAGTGCTAGAAGAGCGCAGCGTGGAACCTTTGGGCAGTAATCAAGCCACTTCTCTTAACATTAGGGTCATCGCCGCCACCAAGAGTGATTTACAAGAACTAGGTGAGCAAGGTAAGTTTCGTAGTGATTTGTATTATCGCCTAAACGTGGTTGAGGTACACATTCCTGCCTTGAGAGAGCGCAGTGAAGATATCCCGCTGTTGCTGGAAAACTTCCTACGAGTAGCCGCTGCTCGCTATCAACTTAACAGCCCAGAGGTATCACCCGGCCGTCTTGCGGAGTTAATGAACCATGATTGGCCTGGTAATGTGCGTGAGCTGAGAAACTTGGCAGAACGTTGGGTACTGATGGGCGAAGAAGCCGCTTTTAATGAGAGTAACAACCACCAGCAATCACTCAACCTGGCCGAGCAGCTTTACCGCTTTGAACGCACCCTATTGCAAGATGCCTTACAACGCCATAATGGCCAACTAAAAGCGGTACAAGAAGAACTGCAAATAGGTCGTAAAACCTTATACGAGAAAATGAAGAAGTATCAATTGGACAAGGGTGACTACAAAGATAATGATACTTTTTAATGGGTCGAAACCGACCCATTAAGCCAAAGCTCACGGGGGGAGATCCCCCCATTCCTCACCAAGAAAATTAATCTCCCGCTGTAGAAAGGCATAACTAAATCAAGCTATTCAAACACTTACCAGAATCATGAAAACTTGGCGTGCTGCTTGCTCTAGGGTTTAGCGTTGTAAACAACTAACCCTAGACAAGGACGGACATAATGAAGCTATTAGCAAGCACGCTCGCCGCTTTAAGTTTTGCATTTGCCAGTACCCTAAGTGCTGCGCCTATCGAGCTAAAATTTTCACATGTTGTTGCAGAGAACACCCCTAAAGGTCAAATGGCCTTAAAGTTTAAAGAGCTCGTCGACCAACGTTTACCGGGTAAAGTAGAAGTGAAGGTTTACCCTAACTCTCAGCTTTACGGAGATGGTAAAGAGCTAGAAGCCTTACTGCTAGGTGATGTGGAGTTGATATCGCCCTCTCTATCTAAATTCAAAAAATACACCAAAAAACTGCAGGTCTTCGACCTACCTTTCCTATTTCAAGACATGGCAGCAGTAGAGCGCTTCCAAGC
The Agarivorans aestuarii DNA segment above includes these coding regions:
- a CDS encoding assimilatory sulfite reductase (NADPH) flavoprotein subunit, which gives rise to MLLKELSSLASPLSEQQVSLLQQATAELSVTQLAWVSGYLAGVGQNAGQLAPLAQAQPAGKLTILYASQTGNAKGVAEELHAAAQAQDINAQVVNVADYKAKSLKNETHLLIVASTNGEGEPPDDAIEFHEFLASKKAPKLDNLKYSVLALGDSSYEFFCQTGKDFDERLAALGAERVCERVDCDVDYDKDAASWTEQALAEVKQTLSAEATGSVVSLPVNAPAASQYNKKNPYAAELSLSQKITGRDSAKDVRHVEIDLADSGIQYQAGDALGVWFENDRELVAKIIARLGLKEDQTVSIDEQEFSLADALTEKLEITQTSGAFVEAWANWSASKKLQTVVADKDKLREYAANHQVIDVLLEKKAKVAAQDFVDALRKITPRLYSIASAQAEVEEEVHLTVGVVSYQQGDEQRLGGASGFLGARAEEGAQVKVFVEHNDNFRLPSNPDTPVIMVGPGTGIAPFRAFMQQRDASDAEGKNWLFFGDQTFTQDFLYQTEWQGYLKSGLLSKLDVAFSRDQAEKIYVQDRLRENAEEVFQWLEEGAHLYICGDANRMAKDVHQALIDIIAEQGKQSPEQAEEYLKQLRSAKRYQKDVY
- a CDS encoding sensor histidine kinase, whose product is MEQRSKNQMSLKQKLLLVLGWLLLLLLAGVTAQYQAKQQQQSQLLEESQRLQRSIQHELDRFRNFPKVLAIQQQLIEPLSLNVTSQRRHALNLYLQHINELQGSDVTYLLDPSGMTLASSNWQSARSFVGSNYSYRPYFQTAILGKYGQYFALGSRSGIRGYYFSAPVKLQQRVIGVLVVKVALNIIDKSWRDPNFEYLLTDKHGVVFYASKAHWLYSSIKALPESLRQQLINSRQYGEHQLTNMAQDLRPNSINLPNYGGQRVNYISTNRVLPTAGWRLYALSKDSGYKGEIAEALFLSSLFYLGGVLLYLYWRQLQLSRLMQAQANQQLEVSVQQRTTELTQSNQQLQQAIDDYRRTANTLKKTEGELVQAAKLATLGELSAGINHELNQPLTAMQSYAENALRFQQKHNHQQVTHNLQDIIKLTSMMSKMIAKFKIFSRKSSGQTSAVSSAVSINAALSILANRIVSNGIKIEFSGQDEQWVKAEPIQLEQVLINLINNAIDALEGMQNARLGIRQYQQGGWQCIAIWDNGPMLSEEQLQRIFEPFFTTKKQGLGLGMAISKRLIESFEGELSVSNLADIGPEFVIRLRTHTPPANS
- a CDS encoding sigma-54-dependent transcriptional regulator, encoding MYTPVIIIDDDPDILRSLGQTLELEDYECLRFENAEQALRQIKPTWPGVIISDINMPGLSGLEMMQQAHQIDADLPIILLTGHGDISMAIKAIRDGAYDFLEKPFSTSHLLDVLQRAIEKRRLTLENRELKAELDAQSGPGPRILGSTPAITRMRKILSHIKDTPADVLIHGETGTGKELVARFLHDHSVRAKQPFVAINCGAVPETMIESELFGHEAGAFTGAQKKRIGKIAFANHGTLFLDEIESMPIALQIKLLRVLEERSVEPLGSNQATSLNIRVIAATKSDLQELGEQGKFRSDLYYRLNVVEVHIPALRERSEDIPLLLENFLRVAAARYQLNSPEVSPGRLAELMNHDWPGNVRELRNLAERWVLMGEEAAFNESNNHQQSLNLAEQLYRFERTLLQDALQRHNGQLKAVQEELQIGRKTLYEKMKKYQLDKGDYKDNDTF